One window from the genome of Alosa alosa isolate M-15738 ecotype Scorff River chromosome 15, AALO_Geno_1.1, whole genome shotgun sequence encodes:
- the LOC125308876 gene encoding LOW QUALITY PROTEIN: protein FAM124B (The sequence of the model RefSeq protein was modified relative to this genomic sequence to represent the inferred CDS: deleted 1 base in 1 codon), protein MLRKAHLFHNRADDENVDSGAETAESSDYSKLSSSCGELMAVPSPELPPVTMHLLANPGDSLLLQYTLDRLLKWVSPGMRLFHVSERASPLRGYARPHLCPSAGYPALAITLFLHEAYGEERILRVLDFLQRPPWQYHHTESGGPRASAGIHITSSTTPSNALLRPYLLPSRDFYSLGAGMPVWGVRPVHCGGEVVRLTLHSAYDNYEDAVRLYEMVLGRRAEEQKAGFCWFTLDGPGPHQGREYRGEYAPQLPPLRAVTLQLALKQLQPGVRVQPCGSAVLQFSAGEIGQLVPLLPNPCSPISATRWQTEDLDGNKILFQVKGCVQAQRPLVSAFPLTPANLPVSRAGIPRSSTVPAGLSPTGRLAQLRESRATGGRTRAEPGPYAPRQTGGGGGESVGSDSCCSTPPGSSCYSSQRSSPAPAPAPTPAHPPGSAQPLHLHHHHSSSSSSLSFLLLEEEEEEGGGGGAETNVDTGCAVVSSSRVERPAAVGASALETLARELSRCLPDPHTPPHVAPHAPQHAACISRMWPPGSPAGVEQAAEVTAASPGDACMTPGRDVRTTEERTAGGDPGPSLGQNRTLQADEFFI, encoded by the exons ATGCTACGCAAGGCACATTTATTTCATAACAGAGCGGACGATGAGAATGTGGACTCCGGAGCCGAGACGGCAGA GTCGTCGGACTACAGCAAACTGTCATCCAGCTGCG GTGAGCTGATGGCAGTGCCGTCTCCGGAGCTCCCTCCGGTCACCATGCACCTGCTGGCCAACCCCGGCGACTCGCTGCTGCTCCAGTACACCCTGGACCGCCTGCTCAAGTGGGTGAGCCCGGGCATGCGCCTCTTCCACGTGTCGGAGCGCGCCAGCCCACTGCGGGGCTACGCCCGGCCGCACCTGTGCCCGTCCGCCGGCTACCCGGCGCTGGCCATCACCCTCTTCCTGCACGAGGCGTACGGCGAGGAGCGCATCCTGCGCGTGCTAGACTTCCTGCAGCGCCCGCCCTGGCAGTACCACCACACAGAGAGCGGCGGCCCGCGAGCCTCGGCCGGCATCCACATCACGTCCAGCACGACGCCCAGCAATGCCCTGCTCAG gccgTACCTGCTGCCCAGCCGTGACTTCTACAGCCTGGGCGCGGGGATGCCGGTGTGGGGGGTGCGCCCGGTGCACTGTGGGGGCGAGGTGGTGCGCCTGACCCTGCACAGCGCCTACGACAACTACGAGGACGCAGTGCGCCTCTACGAGATGGTgctgggccggcgggccgaggAGCAGAAGGCCGGCTTCTGCTGGTTCACGCTGGACGGGCCGGGGCCGCACCAGGGGCGGGAGTACCGGGGCGAGTACGCGCCCCAGCTTCCTCCACTGCGCGCCGTCACCCTCCAGCTGGCGCTGAAGCAGCTGCAGCCGGGCGTCCGCGTGCAGCCCTGCGGCTCGGCAGTGCTCCAGTTCAGCGCCGGGGAGATCGGGCAGCTGGTGCCGCTGCTACCCAACCCCTGCTCGCCCATCAGCGCCACCCGCTGGCAGACCGAGGACCTGGACGGCAACAAGATCCTCTTTCAG GTGAAAGGATGTGTCCAGGCACAGCGCCCCCTGGTGTCGGCCTTCCCCCTGACCCCTGCCAACCTGCCCGTCTCCCGAGCGGGCATCCCGAGGAGCTCCACGGTGCCCGCCGGCCTCTCCCCCACCGGCCGGCTGGCGCAGCTGAGAGAGAGTCGGGCGACTGGGGGCCGAACGCGGGCCGAGCCTGGGCCGTATGCGCCGCGGCAGACTGGAGGCGGGGGTGGGGAGAGCGTGGGCTCGGACAGCTGCTGCAGCACCCCTCCGGGCAGCTCCTGCTACTCGTCCCAGCGCAGCAGCCCTGCGCCTGCCCCTGCGCCCACGCCTGCCCACCCGCCCGGCTCGGCACaacctctccacctccaccaccaccactcctcctcgtcctcctcgctCTCCTTCCTGctcctggaggaggaggaggaggagggaggaggaggaggagcc gAGACCAACGTGGACACAGGCTGTGCGGTGGTGTCGTCCTCGCGGGTCGAGAGGCCGGCCGCCGTGGGGGCCTCAGCGTTGGAGACGCTGGCCAGGGAGCTGAGCCGCTGCCTGCCCGACCCGCACACGCCCCCACACGTGGCTCCGCACGCGCCCCAGCACGCGGCATGCATCAGCAGGATGTGGCCGCCTGGGTCTCCGGCCGGCGTCGAGCAGGCGGCAGAGGTCACGGCGGCGTCTCCAGGAGATGCGTGCATGACCCCCGGCAGAGACGTCCGGACCACAGAGGAGCGGACAGCAGGGGGGGACCCGGGGCCGTCTCTGGGGCAGAACCGCACGCTACAGGCCGATGAGTTCTTCATCTGA